The genomic window ATTGAAAACCGCGTCGCGGAGATTTCCGCACAGCCGGCGTATGACCGGCTCCTGCTGGGTGCGACGAAACTCTTCGCCACCTCGTTTTTCCTCAGCTCCCTGATGAACCTCGGCCTCGCACAATGGTTTTTCCGGGGCTTCGATGCGAACGCGGTGGACGCCCTCGAAAAATACAACACCATCATGGGCAGCATCACAGGCTGGGGATTCGCCGTCATCGGCGTGCCCATCCTGATATTCCTCTTCTTCACCCTCCGCCGTCTCCTGAAAGGGCTGGAGAACCTGACGGGTCTCAAGGAAGACGAACTGATGCTTCCCAGATAAGGACCGGTGGATCACAGATCCCGTCCTCAGACTTCCACAAAGCCCAGTTCGAGCAACCGTGTCCGCAGTTCCTCCACCGATCCCCAAGGAAGGATCGGCGAATTCCCTCGTTCGTCGGGAGGATTCCTCTCAAGTTGGTCCGACCATCCGCCGCAACCCGTGAGTGGCAGCAGCGGGCGATGATGGAGCCACGCAAGGCAGACCTCCGAGATCGTCCCCGCGCGACCGCCGATCACCAGGCAGGCGTCGCCCGCCAGCGCCATCAGAAGATTTCTCGCATCTCCCATGCCGCAGGGAATCAGCACGCTGCACGGCCAGTCTTCCAAACCGATGTCATCCGAAGGAACGATGCTGACCACCGTCCCCCCTGCCCCGAGCGCACGCTCCGCGGCCACCCGTGTGGCCGGACTGCCGCAACCGCTGACCACCGTGATACCGAGCGTTGCGAGAAGCTCTCCTGCGGCGGCGGCCAGTTCATAAGCCTGGGAACCCGGTTCCGCGCTTCCCAGAACGCATACCTGACGGGGACGTGATCGAATGGCGGCGGCGGTGTCGGACATGCCTCCAACAAAACCGGCGATCCCGCCCCCGGGCAAGGACATAGGGACCAAGCCACAAAAAAGCAGCGCGGTCGCGGAGACCGTGCTGCGTGGAAATGGATTCCCTGTCGGATCAGTCCACCAGATTGTCCACCCGCTGGGCGAGTTCGACATCCAGATCCGTCACTCCGCCCGCGTCGTGTGTGGTGAGCTTGAGCGTCACCTTCGTGTGCTTGATGGTGATGTCCGGATGATGCTGGGCTTCCTCGGCGATCTCGGCGAGGTCGTTGACAAAATCAATCGCATCCATGAATTCCTCGAACTCAACAGTGCGGGTGATGGATTTTTTTTCGTAGTCCCACTCTGGGCATTTTCTCAATGCTGCGGTGAGATCATCATCTTCAAGAAGTTCTGACATGGGATTAAATCGGGGCAACGTTCGGGGGAAGATTGCTGCGTCGGATTCACAGTTGGCAAGCTCGTTTCCGCGGAGAATGAAAATGATGTTTCAGAACATTGCATCCTGGCATGGCTGCGGGTAGCTTGGTCCCATGAAACCGATCTTCATCGCGTTGTTCGCGGGCTGGGCGTTCACCTCCTGCGCGCCGTCCACTCCACAGACCCGCATTGAAAAAAATCCCCAGGCGTTCGCCAGGCTGAGCCCGAAGCAGCAGGATCTGGTAAGGCAGGGACAACTCGCACCCGGCATGTCCCCGGAAGCCGTCGTGCTCGCATGGGGAAATGCGGAGCAGCGCTATGAAGGATCGCGGAACGGCAGGCCCGCCGAACGGTGGGACTACGTCGGCTCGCGCCCCGTTTACTCCGCCGACCTTTTCACAGGCTACGGCCCCTACGGTTACGGTCCGTATGGCTACGGCCCTTATTCGCATTACGGCTACGGCATCGGCCCGGACGTCGCCTTCGTCCCATACCGCATCGGCTCGGTCTGGTTCACAGGCGGCAAGGTGGAGTCGTGGGAACGGGTGCGGCAGTAGTGGGGGCGGATGCCCGCCGGTCATGGACCACCGGACACATCCTCATCCATCCGGCTTGCAATCTCTCCCGCATTCGTGATTCTTCATGGCAATTCAAAACACCATGAATCTCAAACTATCCCTCATCCTCGCGGCCGCCGCCGTGTCGGCCATGTTCTCCACTTCCTGTACCAGGATTCCAAACGGAGGCATCGGACTGGCGGCTTACCACCAATATGACCTCCCAACCAAACTGCCCGCCAACCCCTCCGCCGTGCGGGTGAAGGTGTCGCTCAGCAAGCAGCGCACCTATGTCATGGAAGGTTCGCAAATCCTGCTCGCCATGCCGGTGTCGATCGGCACACCGAGCACCCCCACGCCAAAGGGCAACTTCACCATCTTCAACAAGGAGCACAAGCATCGCGCGAACACCCACGGCTACGCCTACAAGGGCGATACCACCGTGCAGACCATGCTCAGCAAAAAGCCGGCCGGCTACTCATTCAAGGGCACTCCGATGCCCTACTGGTGCGAATTCAAGCCAAACTACGGCTTCCACACCGGTTGGGTGAAGCACCAGCCCTGCACCCACGGCTGCATCCGCATGCACGAGAATCTCGCCCCGAAATTTTTCCGCCTCGTCAAGGTGGGCACTCCGGTGAACATCGCCTATTCCCAGCCTGAAGATTCCGTCGTCGGCAATATCCCGCTGCCTCCCGATGCCGGCCCGCTGCCTGATTATGGCGGCAAGATGTATACCGGTGATGGCTACTTCCACCAGCACTCGACGCCGAAATACGATTGATCGTCTGACACGGACCGCGCTTTTCAAAGACCCTGCCAAGACCGGCGGGGTCTTTTTTTTGCCCATGAGCGGCGGCATGCCTGATCCGGAGTTCCCCAGGTCGCCTAGTCGCGGCGGAATTTCAGGACGCGTTCGCCGGGGCGGTAATAGTCGAGGCGGTCGCGGGCGTGGATTTCCAAAAATTCGGGATCCTCCCGCAAGGCGCGATATTCGATCTGGTGATACTCGCGCTCGGCAATCGCGGCCCGTTCACGTTGCTGGGTCTCCTTGAGTTTTTCCTCAAGCTTTACCAGATCCCGGCGTTGGGGAAACGCCGTGGCGACAACGACGAAGCCGATCGACACACAGAAGGCCACGAACGAGAGCCGGAAGGCCCCCTGGATGGCCCGTGTGCGGGCCTCCAGACGCTTGAGCTTCACTCCTGTGACAGATCGTTTTGCCATTACCGGCCCAAGGAGTTCCCGAAAAAAGTCAAAAAGTCAAGAAAGCTGAAACAATCCCACGAAATTCCCAGGGAACGATCCGCTTCATTCCACCGCCGCAAATACCGCTCAGTGGTCGAGCTTCAGTTTCTTCAACTTGGGCTCGATGACGAAACGGCAGTAGGGATTTTTCGACTTGTTCTGGTTGTAATAGTTCTGGTGGTAGTTCTCCGCCGGATAGAACTCGCCGGCCTTGGTGATCTCCGTGACGATGGGATCCTTGAAATTCGCCTGTGCGGCGGTTTTCGAGGCCTCGGCGGTCTTCTTCTGCGCGGCGGAGTAATAGTAGATCGCCGAACGATACTGCGTTCCAACGTCATTCCCCTGGCGGTTGAGCGTGGTGGGATCGTGAAGATCCCAGAACCAGGCAAGGACCTTTTCGTAGCTGATCTTCTTCGGATCGAACACGACGTGAACCACCTCGGCATGCCCCGAGTCGCCGGTGCAGATTTCCTCATAGGTGGGATTTTTCGTTTTGCCGCCCATGTAGCCGGAGGTGGAGGAAATGACGCCGTCGAGCTGGCGATAGGCTGTCTCGATACACCAGAAGCACCCCGCTCCGAGTGTGGCGACTTCCGCACCCTCGGGGACTGCGGGCATTTTGGCTGGTTGTTTGTCGGTTTCGGACATGACTTTTTCGGGTTCGCAGGAAGCTAACGAGGGAATGAGAAACAGCAATGCGAGGGCGAGGCGGCGGTTCATGATGATAGGATACGCGTTTCCCGGATTTGTTCCTCAATTTTCTTCACCACTCGATGCCAACACCTTCTTCGGGAATGATGATCTTGTCGCTGATGCCGAGCCGGTCCGCTTCCATGAGCAGGCGCTCGACGGGTTCGTTAAGCGGCTCGTTACCCAGCGGAAAGGTGCCATAGTGCATGGGAATCATCGCCTTGGCCCCGAGATCAGCGAAGGCGCGGACCGCTTCCTCGGGATTCATGTGGACGTCTCGGCCGCTGGGGGATCCGTAGGCGCCGATGGGCATGAGCGCGATATCGATGTCGCACCGTCTGCCGATTTCCGTGAAGCCGTCGAAATACGCGCTGTCTCCACAATGGAAGACGCTCTTCCCGCCCGCACGGACGATGTAGCCGCCGTAGTCCCGATGGGTGTCATGGATGAAGCGTGCGCCCCAATGATGCGACGGCGTGTGGATGACTTCCATCTCCGTGAAATTCAGCGCGTCCCAGATCTTCATCTCGTGGGTCGCGGGAAATCCGAGCCGTCTGACGAGCGTGGCGCTGCCGCGTGGCACGACGATCCCTTCGCGGGCCTTGAGGATTTTTAGACTCGGCTTGTGCAGGTGGTCGAAGTGGGCGTGGGTGACCAGCACCAGGTCCACCTCCGGCACCCCGTGGAGGTCCAGTCCCGGATGGCGCTGGCGTTTCACCGGGCCATGCCATTTCGCCCAGTTCGGATCCACGATCACCGAGTGTCCGGCGAACTGGAGGAAGAATGACGCGTGTCCGATCCACGTGACCCTCACCTTCCCTGAATCCGGTGGGGAAAGCACCGGTTCCAGGACGTTTCCATCCCGCCGCCGGAACATGCCCGGAACGATGCGGTGGCGGAGAAAGCTGAGATTCCGGCCGGGCCAGCCCTTCTGGGGAAGCAGACCTGAATACCGGGCGGGCATCGGCTTCATGGAGTACGGTTCTTCGCTGTGCACTGTCCCCTGATACTACCCCACATGACGCCGGGTTGCATCGAAAACCTCGTGTTTATTTTCCGTAGGCCGCGGAGATCTTTTCCGCCCAATCGCGCGCGCGCTTGCCGAAACCACGCTCGTCGGCGGCATAGAGGATGCCCCGTGAGACGTTGATGACATCCGGTGCGGAGCGCCCTGCTGCGGCGAGCGAAGCGAGATCCCCGCCCTGCGCGCCAAGACCGGGGACGAGAAGCGGTGCGTCCGGAATCTTTTCCAAAACATCCGCCGCATTCGTCAGGCCGACGACATAGCCGACATCCGTGGCACGGCCTTCCGCCTTCGCACGATCGCCAAGCGCGGTGACGAGCTCGAAAACCGAACGACCGTCCGCGAGCTTCTGCCGCTGGAAATCGGCGGAACCGGGATTCGAAGTGACGGCGAGCAGGTAGATCCCCTTCCCTTCCCAATCGAGGAACGGCTCGATGGAGTCATAGCCCAGGAACGGGTTCAGGGTCACCGCATCCACGTTCCAACCGGCGAAATAGCCTTGGGCGTAGTATTTCTGCGTTTCGCCGATGTCGCTGCGCTTC from Luteolibacter yonseiensis includes these protein-coding regions:
- a CDS encoding 4a-hydroxytetrahydrobiopterin dehydratase — protein: MSELLEDDDLTAALRKCPEWDYEKKSITRTVEFEEFMDAIDFVNDLAEIAEEAQHHPDITIKHTKVTLKLTTHDAGGVTDLDVELAQRVDNLVD
- a CDS encoding L,D-transpeptidase; the protein is MNLKLSLILAAAAVSAMFSTSCTRIPNGGIGLAAYHQYDLPTKLPANPSAVRVKVSLSKQRTYVMEGSQILLAMPVSIGTPSTPTPKGNFTIFNKEHKHRANTHGYAYKGDTTVQTMLSKKPAGYSFKGTPMPYWCEFKPNYGFHTGWVKHQPCTHGCIRMHENLAPKFFRLVKVGTPVNIAYSQPEDSVVGNIPLPPDAGPLPDYGGKMYTGDGYFHQHSTPKYD
- a CDS encoding FtsB family cell division protein: MAKRSVTGVKLKRLEARTRAIQGAFRLSFVAFCVSIGFVVVATAFPQRRDLVKLEEKLKETQQRERAAIAEREYHQIEYRALREDPEFLEIHARDRLDYYRPGERVLKFRRD
- the msrA gene encoding peptide-methionine (S)-S-oxide reductase MsrA, translated to MNRRLALALLFLIPSLASCEPEKVMSETDKQPAKMPAVPEGAEVATLGAGCFWCIETAYRQLDGVISSTSGYMGGKTKNPTYEEICTGDSGHAEVVHVVFDPKKISYEKVLAWFWDLHDPTTLNRQGNDVGTQYRSAIYYYSAAQKKTAEASKTAAQANFKDPIVTEITKAGEFYPAENYHQNYYNQNKSKNPYCRFVIEPKLKKLKLDH
- a CDS encoding MBL fold metallo-hydrolase — protein: MKPMPARYSGLLPQKGWPGRNLSFLRHRIVPGMFRRRDGNVLEPVLSPPDSGKVRVTWIGHASFFLQFAGHSVIVDPNWAKWHGPVKRQRHPGLDLHGVPEVDLVLVTHAHFDHLHKPSLKILKAREGIVVPRGSATLVRRLGFPATHEMKIWDALNFTEMEVIHTPSHHWGARFIHDTHRDYGGYIVRAGGKSVFHCGDSAYFDGFTEIGRRCDIDIALMPIGAYGSPSGRDVHMNPEEAVRAFADLGAKAMIPMHYGTFPLGNEPLNEPVERLLMEADRLGISDKIIIPEEGVGIEW
- the pyrF gene encoding orotidine-5'-phosphate decarboxylase encodes the protein MSYAERLQKRIEKTGSRLCVGLDPRPGDGGAAFAKNFLTQVIEETAIWAAAYKPNMAYFEAMGIEGIKLLEDLLAAMPSDVPVILDAKRSDIGETQKYYAQGYFAGWNVDAVTLNPFLGYDSIEPFLDWEGKGIYLLAVTSNPGSADFQRQKLADGRSVFELVTALGDRAKAEGRATDVGYVVGLTNAADVLEKIPDAPLLVPGLGAQGGDLASLAAAGRSAPDVINVSRGILYAADERGFGKRARDWAEKISAAYGK